The sequence below is a genomic window from Cicer arietinum cultivar CDC Frontier isolate Library 1 chromosome 6, Cicar.CDCFrontier_v2.0, whole genome shotgun sequence.
TTTTTTCATTAGCATACTTTGTCTATAAATAATAAAGTCCTTTCATAATAGCCAAGAGAGTGTTTGGCCTcacttattttttacttttcttgTCATTATAAGCAGAAGGTACGGTTGTTGATATGattattcttctttttattttttaatattaaaatgctcaacttttaaaaaaaatacagaattGTCTTATTTTTTTCGTCTCAGTTGCTCATCGCAACTTGGGGATGTGACTTGGTGAAGGATGTTGAGACAAAAgttctcaaatgattttaatgataacaaatttacataagagattatgattgtggttaataactaatatgtgcttttgagtgaatttatataagaaaacatgttattaatcattaaggcaaaaaagagaaaaatctaATACAAATATGAAGGATTGAATGAAGTCTCAAATCTGCACAATACTTGTCCTCTCCagaacaaatatttttactcATTAAAGAAATGCGCAACAAtatcaaagaatgaataaataaatcatttgaaataaaaaataagaaggcCAAAGGAAAAGGACGAGAATGGCCAGATCTAGCTAGAGGATGACAGTGCTAGGCTGGAGGATGGTTTAGtaaagttgaaagcaacccatcaaacatgtgcaaaggctaaaatcataCAATTTATTGTGCTTGCACGAatgaatacatgaagaagtcaagttacagaaatgcaacaacaaacaagccaaaaatggaagatcacatgttgaaagcagatctgatcctcggactggaggatgacagtcctatgtaagAGGGTAGctctctctcttgtcaacatcaccctcaaaagttgaaatcaacctagtccttaaagtttttgaaaaggTTGTAGCTCACATAGTCAAAGAAACAACCTTGCACTAtttgataaaagagaatagacaAGGACATCTCAAGATTAAGTTTCAAGGAAGCTAATCTGCATGCGCAAGGATGGCCTTTGCCAGTCCAAGAACAAGATGGATgacagttctgtaattatgataaaaaaccttggatcttttgtaatgaattccaacggtcatcaaagagcttggacTTTTATAAAAGgcagcaagctcttcatcatcaaacacacaacacaattgcataaaaatatcaaacatcttaaagctatcaagagcaatatccATCCTCACTTCATACTTTATTTAATCCTACACTAGATCTTTGTAAATcatttgagaaagtatttagaataaatcactctcatatcactttgtaatttccacgtgagatacacttggaaatatttgaaaattgattgtaagcttggtgaagctaaagaatacacaaatttgtaatcatcctcagtgAGAGGTTGATCtatttgaacattagtgaaatctcacaagagtGGGAGGACTGAACGTAGCCTttattgggtgaaccagtataaaaattgtGTGTGTTATTCTCATATTTCTCTCTCACTCTTTTGCTCAGCTCAGATATGACGATTtgaaaaacccatcctcgggcttgccatcctcagcgagaggatagtttttaaaacactagaaaattatttttaacagcaaaatccctattcaaccctccttctagtgatatttagctacatcaaaggagttttttattttattttgatgcgACCTTGTACtggaacttttttttttctttcttttttgccatttaataaatatttgtacttattattaattatgtttactattattgaataatttaaaaataattaaaacatttaaaaattcaaaatactattatgaaaaataataataataaatttaataatattataaattttaataataataataataataataataaaaagaaaattatattaataaaataaaataaaaatacattaaattaaaagaaaaaatacaataaaaaaaaatactacaaataaaaaaaatacatcaaattaaatttaattattttcatctaaaTGACCTCCAGTTCCACATCTACGCGGTtgtcgaactcgtctagctctTTGAACAGCTTGAGGTTGTTGTGGTTGATCTTCGATATAACCTGTTTatggattagaaccactaccacatgcttccgtataattttgagtttcgacATTATGCATAgaatcaaaaacaacataagCCGACTCAAGAGTTGTACAATGagtaccaaacaaattatagaaaattccgCTCTCGATCGGATTAATGGAAATTGGTATTATTGACACTGAAGGAATATAGTATTGACTCGGTATACCTACAACTTCATGAAGATATTGTAGTGATGATAAAGACGGTGTTTGGGGCATTACTAATCTAAGAGTGAGTGTTTGGCCTCACTTATTTTCTACTTTTCTTCTCATTATAAGCATAAGGTAACccaaaaacaattttaataaaagttcttaatataaaaaatattattttaaaagtttagcGAAAGTATTAGACTTTTCCAACACAGTAAACTCAATTTAaattctccaaaaaaaaaaaaatatgtttaatgtgcaaaacaacacaaataaaattatctttccataatcaaattaatgaagaaaaaaaaaaaaactttcataATAAGAtgttaaaactaatttttagaCAACTTACACGGAAGTTATGCTAAATGGTACCAATCGATTTTTAAGTATTTGAAACGATGGATGtaacttatttttcaaacaaagtTTCAATTATATATCATGTCGCATTCATTTCCCTAATAGCTTGTGATACTACCAAAAGGGTTTATGCAAAAAGATAATATTGCAAGAAACACGTGAAAGATTCACCCAATTTCATCACGTTGACGGTTGCAACCCCCATGATGATTGATTGTTTTCACAAGGAACATCCATCTAAACTTTCTTGTCTGCAAAACTGTGCAGGATAATCGATTATAAAAATACGAGAACGGAATAAccagaaaaatatataaataaaccaTGCGTTTCAGATCATATACACAGTTTAGTTTGGTTAcccaaaattaattaattttagttgaaagtgatttgaataaaaaataatttatgttcatatttatataataatgagttaaataaaaaaatttagtgtaAAGTtacatttgaaattaaaaataaaaaataaaaaattttaaatttaaattattataatgaacaaaaataattatacttgATAACGCTCAAATATTTCGATATCAATTTGTACCTCTATAATCGAATTTTGCTCCTCGAAAAGGTAAACCAAATATGCACATCTTGATGTATTCAACAATTATTTTGATGGAAAAGGGACATATACCATGTAAAGTATCCAACTTTAGTAATGTTTGGCATGGTAAATTGCTAgtttataatgttttatttttattttattatgttatttcaaataatatttgaatataatatatattgttactttcgttatcttaattttaaagattaaatatttaattaatcatttgCAGTTGCAAATAATGCACACTGAAATGGTAAGAAGGAAGGAATGGATAAATTAGAGTGGCATGCATGAAGTGATGGAGGCCCCACCTGAAGTAAACTTAGTGCATCTACATTATATTGTAAGTAAACTCAGTGCATTTGCATTATATACAATATCTTAAATTAGATAGgtaatctttaatttaatttcagttaatattttaattttttttttgagttagtcttttattttaattttaagtgacaatttgatatttttatgttttaaaatgtcaacaatattattatttttttatataaaaaattcaaaaaaaatcatcaaaattttcaaacaaaacttataacattaattatcatctttaataaaatacaaatttaatcaaattaataacttaaatctttaaataaactcatattttcattctttatttgatattgttggagatgaaaatatgagtttatttgaatattttagttatagatttgatgaaatttgcattatattgaagatgattattaatgttatggattttgttagaaaaatttgatgattttttgtaaaaaaaagggtaacattgttgacattttaaaacataaaatatcaaattgtcacgtaaaattaaaataaatgaccaaatcgaaagaaaaaaaaaagataaataactaaaacgttaactgaaattaagttaagggaccacaaatgtaatttaacttaaacaataataaattaagctgaactaaattttaaaatgtttgagTTTAATTAACGATTTGTGCTAGGTTTTGTTTAATCTCATTTTAGGACTAAGTCGATAAATTTAAAGACTTAAAACAACCTTTAAAAATAAGACTAGCTTGAAgccatttttctttgttttgaacaaatatttttttctttctaaagaTCTAGCTTTAGTGGTTTGACCCTTTGGTCGGTCCTActtggtttttataaaattttgatagaacatattaatttacttaaaaatatattttatattaatatttttaaataagtaattagatatttttttaatagactaacaaattaatagtttagtaacaattttcttttttgatatttaatatgacaatttaaagaatttaactttatataacactatatttcaattatattttattaaaatatatttaagtatgTCAGAAActaatgtaaaataatatgattaaattactaaaagattaataaatttataatttaatataaagtttaaaaagtaatatataataataacaataataacaataataataataacaataatagtaatagtaataggaaatattaataaaattgttaataattttgatactccataaaatatttcataaagttgTTATCCCATACCCAAGATATGCTATCGcccaaataattttatttaaattgtgttttaaaaaatgattttaaatttttgttttatttgtgtggtatatattaatatatattgccaccaaacataaatttcattGGAATTTTCatgataaaatgttttaaataaatttaatttatgtacgATTTTTGTAATTGTATTATAACATAGTCACTGGCATTATATTTTAGTGTTATACATATAATgtgttagatttttttatagttaaaaacaatattcatttatttaaattactgTAAAttacatcaataaaaaataatacagtAATAAGTAGCTTTGCTATTGCATCGCTAGTATGCTTGAAACTCAGGATAACAAATTgtgattatttataattataacatttgaaataaaaaataatatttgtatggtCACAACATTTTTTTACAcaagatttgaaaaatatttataatttaattattttcttattctatcttttttcatttttgtgaGTGTGATCAAATCTTATGACGTCATAAATTTTTTGCTGATATATCTTAGTtcgttttttcattttttattttttagttttttatcgtagttttaaattattattgatacTTAGTATGTTTGAAAATCAGTATTTTGTTGAACATACATGATTTTTTAGTTTAGTGGTTAATTTATGAAAGTAGCCCAAGTCTAGAAAATTTATAAACTTTACCCATATGACCggttattttttgaaaaattcataCTCATAATATTTAGATATAAGAATAATGTGGATGATATGATAAATTGGTACATGACATTTTTTTCTCCAAcaaactagataaatataatCAATGTCACACGCCTCCCTCTAGTTTCTTATAAGACAATGATCTCACCCTTAGTTTGACAttgatagtttttatttttatttttttttattttttttttataagaatctTGCACAATGTTGCTCTTACGTCTTCCCTCTCGCATGTTTTGGTTTTGGGATGAGAGTAACTGTCACACTTATAAAAATCTCTAACAGAGTGTTTAGATGATAAATTTGTAGGGAATGTAAATTCATggagaatttaatttttttcaagtaaattatttatttgaacaataaatttgtagaatttttaaaataaaaaaatttcatgagTATTTTCtcaaaagttaaatttaaaaaattttaaataccaCATAAAAGATAAGAATTtcaaattctttatttattttatagtatataaATCATTAAATGGTCTCTATAATTTTTGTAAGTTTACTATTTTGACTCTATATGTTTCAAATTGAtctctaaaattttcaaattggttcttaaaaatcaaattttacaaaatttcagttttagtcaaaatataatttttatttttgtcctaaaacttttaaaatctataaaattaaaccaatttttaaagaacaatatttttatccaaataaaaaattttaaaataaaaaaaaattcaattaaaacatttaaattatcTAAAGTTTATTTTCTCTACAATTTTCAATTAGCCATCTAAATAGATTAATAGTGTTTATAACCAAGTTTAAATGGTCAATCTCACCTTCTAAAACACATTTCACCATAAATTTTAGAAGCTAAAAATTGGAGTGATAGCCCAACGTCTATTCCCATAGTGGATCTCAAATTTTCCAATCATAAGCTAATCTTCTATCCATAATTATAAgtaccatttaaaaaaatgtctttaaatataaatattatttcaatttagtagttgtatttattattttttcaagcATACTCTTTCTTAATATTACTAATTTATCTTGGAATATGAAGTTAAGTTTAACACATTCAATTacaatgattattttataaatattaaggcataaaataaataataaattctatgatactataaaaaaaagagTGTGTATCTGTACTATGAATATTTGgatcaataattttttctaatgcATTCTCAAAGGCATTGCTATAGTGTTTATTAaagttgattaaattaaaagttttaatatatttatctattcaattttgactcaataattaaaaaaattattttcataattaaaattaaaattttaattttaattaaaaatcataatagaacattatttcaaaataaacccaaaagaaaaaacttaaaaatttattagtgttaaatttaaaatatagtcaaaCTCATTCATAGATGACATTtggtgatttttatttatttaaaagaaatagtAAATTTTACCATAATTAACTTACCCGAAATAAGACGTCTAACATAATAATATCAACATTCGTCGACCTTtcataacatattttcttttttaataaaattgaaaaaaataattggtACTTATATTAAGCAACCAGGGTTCACGTTCATTTTGTGCATTCGTTATGTTTGGACGCCTACTCACATTTTTGTTGAGCAATATTTGAATGTGATACTTCTTGCTTTCGTTTGCTCTCTCagtttgttatatatatatatatatatatatatatataNNNNNNNNNNNNNNNNNNNNNNNNNNNNNNNNNNNNNNNNNNNNNNNNNNNNNNNNNNNNNNNNNNNNNNNNNNNNNNNNNNNNNNNNNNNNNNNNNNtatatatatatatatatcctacccgaagtttgaaaaaccacgtgaaaaactgaaaaatgctcacaacaaaacaattttCAGCATGGAACATTCTTATTTTCTGAGAAGAAAGTACAAGTGAAAAGGTCAATTATAACGAGGAAAAATCAAATCGATAGTAAATTCAAAGTTTGTTCTCTTCATGTCCACATAGTCCTCCAAACTAATGCACAAGACCGAAGCAGTAATATAAATGTCCCATCAACAGAAGGGAAAGTATCAGCATAATTTATCTATACAGAAACTTGTATTGACCCAGCATAAATTTTAGGTGAAATAGCAAATAAGGGAAACTACTATTGATCCATCAAAAAGTGCAGCATCTTCCTCATAAATGATATGATAGATTTAACTTTTAAACCACCCAGCACATAATGGGTTTCTTATCAGCACAATGCCAATATCCAAAAGCAGAATATCAAAAAATTAACTCCATAGAAGAATATGAGCACCTACCATAACAAGAAATGTTAAGACATTTCCACAAGCTGGAGTCCATCCTCAAATATGTACAAGTTGGTCAGTCATTTGTGGCAAAAATCCTCCAACAAAgtaactttatatttatttaattttcaggTGGCCCAATATCCTCAGATTTGGCATCAGTTTTTCCCTTGACAGGGTTTCCATCATCTGACGAAGGAAAAGCCGCAGTTAACTTTCCCATCTTGTTTTGTAAATCAGTAAGAGATTCCTTAGTCACTTTTCCTTTAGGACTTTTCTTTTTATCTACAAGCTTTAATTCTAGTCTGTATAATGCACAACCATCATGGTTATTGATTTCATACTCAAACAAATGCCACTCAAGATAACTAAGAGGCTGGGGGTCCATGTAATAAGATCTCTTTTGTCCACCATGTTCCTTCATCACCTGCTTCCTTGATTCATGCCAACCACGCCCGCTGTAATCGGGAAGAGATCTTTGTTTTCTATTTCCACTGTCAAACGCCCTTCTAGGCTTGTCAAAGAAGAGCCACTCCCTAACAGTTTCACCGTCAAGGAAAGAAAGGTCAAAGAACTCTgccaaaaaaatgaaaaaaactaaaattttaaaccTAAACAAATagatgaaagtaacaagtatggACAGACCAATTTCTTCTATATCACATTTGATAGACAACCTTGTTGCTGGAATTTGCAAGCTTTGCATAAATACACCCTTGTCTCTAAATATAAGATCTCATTGACCGAATTACAAGAATTAAGAAAGTCGGTAGtagtataaaatttattagCAATGGGTATTATTTTTACAAGTTTATCTTTCAAGAGAgataattagttaatatttCCATTATAGTATTTATTGTTGGTCGTAAAAACATATGTAAAttaattagatgcatgttaggAAAAAAACAACTAATGTAGTTGAAAATTCAAATAGTCTTATAAAAAGGGACAAGGAAATTTCTCGAGAGAAACTTATATTTAGGGATGGAGGTAGTATAATATAAGGGATACAAAGAATGTAATAAACTTGCATACTAACCGGAAGCATTCCAGGGGGCTTTCGTTGAAGCAGCACCTTCACACTTAGGGATGCCCACTTCTTTTCCCTGCGTCTTTGCAAGAACAGCAGCAAACAAAGGACCATCTTTTACATCAATGCCGTAAGGTCGCAAAATCGGAGTCATGCCGGGGAGACCCTCATTATTTGCCAAAAGCTCATGACAACTACTACAGTAGTCCTGACACCCTTCTAACCCTTGAGCAGGTCTGAAACAGTCCCACAGTGCACATTTTGGGCCTCGAAAAGCAGAAGGTGGAGGGCGGATACTTGGAAGGATGTTAGGTATATGATTCTCTCCGAATTGTGCAGTGTCGTCATCTCTTAAAAATTGGCTACAATCAAAGCCTTCATCAAAAGTAAATTGAGCTGATTCTGAGTTTTTTATTTCTGTGTTGTGCCCGAGGCTGAGGTCCTGATGATAAAAATCAAACTGACCAATCAAATCAGAGTTGTGACCTACAGTGTTGTGATCCATATCTTGATTTAAACTGAACGGATGATAATGCAACTGAGCCATGTCTGAGCTATTTAAAGGATTGTTGAACAGAGTTGAAGCAGAGCCCTCAAAAGTATGATCTAGTGTCTGGTTATTATTAAAACATTTCTGCACGAACACAACTGTCAATTGTTATCTTAAACCAAagcacaaaaataaattattaatgagTAAATCACAGAATATGATTAAACAGATGGAAACAATCAGCTCACACTTGTTCTTTCTTTACGCATTGTgaattagtttttctttttagaaattaaaaaataaaaatgatctagTTGCTTTCTAAaaactttttcaattttcatttgaTCGAGCCACAAATGAAAGGCTACTGCTTACTGCAGTGAACAATTGTGACAGTGAGAAGATGAATGGCTAATTATGGATATCTCAAATGTTTGCttacaataaaaaagaaacatacaACCAGAGACTAGTTTCTGACATATTTAGGAAAAGGAAAATAGAATAATAGAACAATGAAATGATAAAGCAGAAAATAGAATGACTCCTCCCTCAAGCCAGCCAGCTCCCTCATTTCACACTCCAACCCATAAGTGCCACCTGTCCATTCTGTAACGATTTTCCCCCTTCCTTCTCACATTTCCCCTCTATCCTCACTGCACTTAAGCATTATCTCTTGCCTTTCCTCTCCTAATGcagaaaaaaatgaaagaccACCAGGGTCTCGCCTCTTGAAATATTATGACCCTAAATGTCCCTAATGCATCTGAGAGAAAGATCCTTCTTATGGACG
It includes:
- the LOC101494508 gene encoding transcription factor VOZ1, translating into MMKENFNGKCGSSSHKSMKEKEKYLVDKIQGIFSNIQLARKESRANDIVIFEEQMHQLLREWQAELESPATSLADGSLGSFTGDLAQLLQAIEEKDDATSPLTKLVPLKNDLHQNNISDSNYPFFQEKCFNNNQTLDHTFEGSASTLFNNPLNSSDMAQLHYHPFSLNQDMDHNTVGHNSDLIGQFDFYHQDLSLGHNTEIKNSESAQFTFDEGFDCSQFLRDDDTAQFGENHIPNILPSIRPPPSAFRGPKCALWDCFRPAQGLEGCQDYCSSCHELLANNEGLPGMTPILRPYGIDVKDGPLFAAVLAKTQGKEVGIPKCEGAASTKAPWNASEFFDLSFLDGETVREWLFFDKPRRAFDSGNRKQRSLPDYSGRGWHESRKQVMKEHGGQKRSYYMDPQPLSYLEWHLFEYEINNHDGCALYRLELKLVDKKKSPKGKVTKESLTDLQNKMGKLTAAFPSSDDGNPVKGKTDAKSEDIGPPEN